A region from the Triticum aestivum cultivar Chinese Spring chromosome 3D, IWGSC CS RefSeq v2.1, whole genome shotgun sequence genome encodes:
- the LOC123076908 gene encoding ethylene-responsive transcription factor ERF118 has product MAPLSEHQMRLTRALAKRPKTKMLTGFGVKPTAAFSKPAQLQAQALLPGAQPPRRRVRVLYEDPDATDSDTDDEEAVAAPASSKRCFELFLGKAPPAKVFAKPVTPTAAASAVAACTTSSAEGHRGVRLRKWGKWAAEIRNPFSGKREWLGTFDTADLASAAYQAASRSFIEEKRRRRGQSVAAASPARSAASTTPTSSSTTPTASSSSSTSAAPFAHPSPSSVLEATKPAAESLSPEPTPVPVMLSTTAETAQLPDDPEFYQDLLRGLQLPDIDPMDFRAGLDALDVSEASAYLDGEQDLLLGDLADEDLELDMDLDIGDDFLEMPGCDFGRGMDDFLQTVDFCV; this is encoded by the coding sequence aTGGCCCCGCTGAGCGAGCACCAGATGCGCCTCACGCGCGCCCTGGCCAAGAGGCCCAAGACCAAGATGCTCACCGGGTTCGGCGTCAAACCCACCGCTGCTTTCTCCAAGCCGGCGCAGCTGCAGGCGCAGGCGCTGCTGCCCGGTGCGCAGCCGCCGCGGCGGCGCGTGCGCGTCCTGTACGAGGACCCCGACGCCACCGACTCGGACACGGACGACGAGGAGGCTGTCGCCGCCCCTGCTTCGTCCAAGCGCTGCTTCGAGCTGTTCCTTGGCAAGGCCCCGCCGGCCAAGGTGTTTGCCAAGCCGGTCACTCCGACCGCCGCGGCTTCTGCCGTCGCTGCCTGCACCACCAGCAGCGCCGAGGGCCACCGTGGGGTGCGCCTCCGCAAGTGGGGCAAATGGGCGGCCGAGATCCGCAACCCGTTCTCCGGCAAGAGGGAGTGGCTTGGCACCTTCGACACTGCCGACCTGGCCTCCGCCGCCTACCAGGCCGCCTCCCGGAGCTTTATCGAGGAGAAGCGTCGCCGCCGTGGCCAGTCTGTGGCTGCGGCCTCACCTGCTCGGTCGGCTGCGTCAACAACACCGACGTCGTCTTCTACTACACCAACGGCATCTtcgtcgtcctccacctcggctgCTCCATTCGCACACCCGTCGCCGTCCTCTGTCCTGGAGGCCACCAAGCCAGCAGCCGAGTCCCTGTCGCCTGAGCCGACCCCAGTTCCCGTCATGTTGTCCACCACGGCTGAGACTGCGCAGCTTCCTGACGACCCAGAGTTCTACCAGGACCTCCTGCGTGGTCTCCAGCTGCCGGACATCGACCCGATGGACTTCCGCGCCGGGCTTGATGCCTTGGACGTCTCCGAGGCGTCGGCTTACTTGGACGGCGAACAGGATCTGCTGCTCGGTGACCTGGCCGACGAGGACCTCGAGCTGGACATGGACCTCGACATCGGCGACGACTTCCTGGAGATGCCTGGCTGCGACTTTGGCCGGGGCATGGATGATTTCCTGCAAACCGTCGATTTCTGCGTGTGA